In Mercenaria mercenaria strain notata chromosome 13, MADL_Memer_1, whole genome shotgun sequence, a single window of DNA contains:
- the LOC128546130 gene encoding uncharacterized protein LOC128546130, with protein MEMQWILLFGLLNAFKVTMTQSDTDLCITRHECGKEYDMARYDSVYLKYNGYDLGTDRCFVEFLNGDSSEKVICISAEKLSVYCQTKLEYHEDYVKDYINPEKRITCGESALDEWCSEKYTDRVFIVIRKSGGSSYDRFQLRLYRKELEVSDMSSTTTILLVALLPGMLILIICLSAVCIVYCRKSQRHDARRAQYQTTSGTITLQTGQGYSTSSQPVAGYQPVLQEAGFQQLPSGYYIHPMQSAVPVNQNTSVVAGNQPPVSASAPPIHRESTAPPRYDSLFPEK; from the exons ATGGAGATGCAGTGGATTTTATTATTTGGGTTACTTAATGCATTTAAAGTGACCATGACCCAATCAG ATACTGACTTGTGTATTACAAGACATGAATGCGGTAAAGAGTACGACATGGCTAGATATGATTCGGTTTACCTCAAGTATAATGGATATGATTTGGGGACAGACCGATGCTTTGTGGAATTTCTAAATGGAGACTCGAGTGAAAAAGTCATTTGTATATCTGCAGAGAAACTGTCTGTTTACTGCCAAACAAAGTTGGAATATCATGAAGATTATGTGAAGGATTACATAAACCCAGAA AAAAGAATAACTTGCGGAGAGTCAGCTCTTGATGAATGGTGCAGCGAAAAGTATACAGATCGTGTATTCATCGTGATTAGGAAGTCTGGTGGGAGTTCATATGATCGTTTTCAGCTACGGCTGTATCGAaaggaat TGGAAGTCTCTGACATGTCTTCTACTACAACCATCTTGCTTGTCGCTCTCCTGCCAGGAATGCTAATTTTGATCATTTGTTTAAGTGCTGTATGCATTGTTTATTGCCGTAAGTCACAAAGACATGATGCGAGGAGAGCACAATATCAAACTACGTCAGGCACTATTACTCTGCAAACAG GTCAAGGTTATTCCACCTCATCGCAGCCAGTAGCTGGATACCAGCCTGTACTGCAGGAAGCTGGATTTCAGCAACTGCCAAGTGGTTATTATATACATCCAATGCAGTCTGCAGTACCAGTCAATCAAAATACCAGTGTGGTTGCAGGAAATCAGCCTCCGGTATCCGCATCAG